The Miscanthus floridulus cultivar M001 chromosome 7, ASM1932011v1, whole genome shotgun sequence genome includes a region encoding these proteins:
- the LOC136467602 gene encoding ATP synthase subunit O, mitochondrial-like isoform X2: MAAARHLRSGLPLLRAHLASSESAAVAQISRGFASQPAKPTGKEIKVPEALYGGTGNYASALFLTAAKANSLDKIESEIKTVVEASKKSPLFSQFIKDLSVPKETRVKAVTEIFADAGFSDVTKNFLAVLADNGRLKYIERIAERFVDLTMAHKGEVKVVVRTVIGGPGASGRVLPPVTGRSWVRVVVFSHCTGEGKACH; encoded by the exons ATGGCGGCGGCGCGGCACCTCAGATCCGGCCTTCCCCTCCTCCGCGCCCACCTCGCATCCTCTGAATCCGCGGCCGTCGCCCAG ATTTCGAGGGGCTTCGCGTCGCAGCCGGCCAAGCCCACCGGGAAGGAGATCAAG GTTCCAGAAGCTCTGTATGGTGGCACAGGCAACTATGCCAGTGCACTGTTCCTCACAGCAGCTAAAGCTAACTCATTGGACAAAATTGAGTCTGAGATAAAAACTGTTGTAGAGGCATCCAAGAAGAGCCCGTTGTTTTCTCAATTCATAAAGGACTTGTCAGTTCCAAAAGAGACCAGGGTGAAGGCTGTAACCGAAATATTTGCTGACGCTGGGTTTTCAGATGTTACAAAGAATTTCTTGG CTGTCCTGGCGGACAATGGCAGGCTGAAATATATTGAGCGCATTGCGGAGAGATTTGTTGATTTGACTATGGCACATAAGGGGGAGGTGAAGGTTGTGGTCAGGACCGTTATT ggcgggcctggtgcaagcggtagagtcttaccgcctgtgaccggaaggtcctgggttcgagtcgtggtcttctcgcattgcacaggcgagggtaaggcttgccactga
- the LOC136464300 gene encoding uncharacterized protein yields the protein MAASTTTPTMPATVTPLPGYGYQGSAAGAGAGAEPLHSSSGSIGTFFGVLVAVLVLTLLSCVFGRVCAAQADGPDERYDCTRLARRWCGWRAPRRAAVKREEKAPPVLLLEVPAASPLPEEP from the coding sequence ATGGCGGCGAGCACCACCACGCCCACGATGCCGGCGACGGTCACGCCTCTGCCGGGCTACGGCTACCAGGGCTctgccgcgggcgcgggcgcgggcgccgagCCTCTGCACAGCTCCTCGGGGTCCATCGGCACCTTCTTCGGGGTGCTCGTGGCGGTCCTGGTgctcaccttgctgtcctgcgTCTTCGGCCGGGTGTGCGCGGCCCAGGCCGACGGGCCCGATGAGCGGTACGACTGCACGAGGCTGGCCCGGCGGTGGTGCGGCTGGCGGGCGCCTCGCCGGGCCGCTGTGAAGCGGGAGGAAAAGGCGCCGCCCGTGCTGTTACTGGAAGTGCCCGCCGCATCGCCACTGCCCGAGGAGCCGTAA
- the LOC136464301 gene encoding protein MIZU-KUSSEI 1-like produces MARAFRAASPLPLPSSRSAAAVTSGGGRGNFPWLTKKTSSKPAPPSGGGQESKGDEPEGANAAATAAAGSIEQSPSPSSSSSRKRADALARLRAAFLAAITHRRRRRQLGSCVTGTIFGRRRGRVHIALQTDPRSAPVLLVEMAAYSTGALVREMSSGLVRLALECEKTPLAAGEKRRGLLEEPTWRAYCNGRKCGFAVRRECGADEWRVLGAVEPVSVGAGVLPDDIAGAGAGAAEGDLMYMRARFERVVGSRDSEAFYMMNPDGSGGPELSIYLLRV; encoded by the exons ATGGCGAGAGCCTTCCGCGCGGCCTCCCCGCTGCCCCTGCCAAGCTCGAGGAGCGCCGCCGCGGTGACGAGCGGCGGCGGGAGAGGGAACTTCCCGTGGCTAACGAAGAAGACCTCGAGCAAGCCGGCGCCGCCGAGCGGGGGCGGCCAAGAGAGCAAGGGCGACGAGCCCGAGGGGGCgaacgccgccgccaccgccgcagccGGGTCCATCGAgcagtcgccgtcgccgtcgtcgtcgtcgtcgaggaagcgcgcggacgcgctggcgcggCTGCGTGCGGCGTTCCTGGCGGCGATCACGcacaggcgccggcgccggcagctGGGGTCGTGCGTGACGGGCACCATCTTcggccggcggcgcgggcgcgtgcACATCGCGCTGCAGACGGACCCGCGCTCCGCGCCCGTGCTGCTGGTGGAGATGGCCGCCTACTCCACCGGCGCGCTCGTCAGGGAGATGTCCTCGGGCCTCGTGCGCCTCGCGCTCGAGTGCGAGAAGACGCCGCTCGCCGCCG GGGAGAAGCGGCGGGGGTTGCTGGAGGAGCCAACGTGGCGCGCATACTGCAACGGTCGCAAGTGCGGGTTCGCGGTGCGCCGGGAGTGCGGCGCGGACGAGTGGAGGGTGCTCGGCGCGGTCGAGCCGGTGTCCGTGGGCGCCGGCGTGCTCCCGGACGacatcgccggcgccggcgccggagcaGCGGAGGGCGACCTGATGTACATGCGGGCAAGGTTCGAGCGTGTGGTGGGTTCCAGGGACTCGGAGGCGTTCTACATGATGAACCCCGACGGCAGCGGCGGCCCCGAGCTCAGCATCTACCTTCTACGAGTCTGA